The nucleotide window GGCTAATTATAAGTTACATTTGTTCCTAAATTACATTACTCACTTAGTTTGAATAGTTTCTCTTGAACATCACCTGGAAATCTTTGATGTTCAGGACTGGAATAATTCTTGAATCATCcattcagttaatatttattgagggcctccTGCACGCTGGTCCTTCTGCTTCCAGAATTGACGTTGTAGAGAGAGAGGtgagaacaaaaacaaagggcatataaataaataaaattttaataaatttaggcAATAAAACTTCACCAAGGTGGTTCGAGAGGGCTCTTTGAAGAGATGATACATTTGGTGAGCCCTCAAGGGTAAAAAGAATCAGCCTTGTTGTTGGTTGGGAGGAAAGTTCCCCATCTCACAGGCCCTTCTACCTGTGAACATCTTGTGTAGTCATtaacaaatgtttaataaaacCGACAAAATCTCCTGGCCTTGgggaatttatattcttttttttttttttgagacagagtttcgctcttgttgcccaggccagagtgcaatggtgcaatctccgcttactgcaaccaggttcaagtgattctcctgcctcagcctcacaagtagctgggattacaagcatgcggcaccacgcctggctaatttttgtatttttagtagagagagggtttcaccatgttggtcaggctggtctcaaactcctgacctcaggtgattcacctgcttcagccttccaaagtgctgagattacaggagtgacccactgcacccagccagggaatttatattctagtggggGAGATggacaaacaaatacataatctATACAGTCTGTCAGATGCCGAATGCTGTGGTGAAAAATACAGCAGTGAAGGGGGAGTAGAGAGTTCTGGGGTAGCTGGTAAAATTGTAAAATCAGGTGGTCAAAGGAAGGCTCACTGAGAAAGGGAACTTTGACCCAGAAATGAAGATTTGTGATCTAGCTCAAAGGTTGGCAAGCCTTTTCTATAAAGGGCAGCTAGTCAATATTTTAGGCACTGGGGGACCacacagtctctgttgcaacttcTCAACTCTGCCATCGTAGGGAGAAAGCAGACATAGACAATATGTGAGTGAATGGGTGTTGCTGTGTTCCCATAGAGCTTTGTTTATGGACACTGgtgtttatatttcatataacttttccatgtcatggaatactattattcttttgatttttccccccagctgtttaaaaatataaagacaatttTTGGCTGCTGGCCATACAAAAACGGTCAGTGGGCTGGATTTGGGCCTTAGGCCATATTTTGCCTACTCCCAATCTAATGCAAGAGATTCTGTGTTCCCTTTAATTGCTTTGTATGGTGTATAGTAGTGTTTGAATGTTAAGGTGAAATGCACTCTTCATCCTTTTGGATAACCTGCCTGTTCTAGTTCCAACATGTTGGCTGTTGCTCTGTGGAGTAGATTAAGAAAATTCCTGTGTTTATCCAGTGATAAATATTCACTCACATATATTAAGTTTATGTCTTACAGCTTTTATTGCCAGGCTCTACTGTGCAgtaatagcttttattttcaatCCTTCATCATAATACAGTATTTCTGAAGTCATTTTAAGTAGCAATTAAGAATTGCATTTGGGTGCAGGCTATAGAAAACTGGATGAAGAGTGGCTTAACTTATTAAAGGTTTATTTGTCTAATACAGAAAGGTATAGATAGGTTGTGCAGGAAGAGACTGGGGTGGCAGCTACAAAATGTCATTAAGGACCCAGGCTACTGTCTTTCTGCTTGGCCATCCTTAGCATATAGTATTTTCACATACTTACGGCGTTTGTTTTCACATTTGTGAAATGATTTCTGCACCTCCAGGCACCATATCTGCATTTCTGCAAGTAAGGAGACTAGAGAAGGGCAAAAGTctgctttatgttttctttcatttaagtGAAGCCTTCCCAAGGACTGTCTGACTCACATCTCATTGGTCAGAACTGTATCATGTGATTCCCTCTAACACTAGAGGTGTTTGGGTAAACATGATTTTGTAGCCGAGCACATTGCTTTTCTAAGTAAAACCAGGCTTCTGTatttagaaaaagagggagattggttactgggtaaataactaccattgttttgcttttaagggtgtttaagtaaattaaaaaaaaaaaaaccaggtgaGTTGAAGGTACCTTCCACCCATGGATAAAATGATGTAAgatgaagccaggcacagtggcttatgcctataatcccagcactttgggaggccgaggcaggcagatcacctcaggtcgggagttcaagatcaacctgaccaacatggagaaaccccatctctactgaaaatacaaaaattagccatgtgtggtggcacatactgaagactgaggcaggagaatcacttgaatccgggaggaggaggttgcggtaagccgagattgtgcctttgcattccagtctgtgcaacaagagcgaaactctgtctcaaaacaaaacaaaacaaacaaacaaaatgacataGATGAAAGCAGTGACTGTTGGCCCACAATTTACTTCTCTTCTATTTGCTCAGGAAATTCCTTTTGATATTGATTGTAAGATGCATTTCATTTCAGAAGAGTTGAAGTGTGGGGAGAATAAAAAATTCATTGTGTGAAGGAAATGATTGTGTATGTTATGGTTATTTGGACTCTGGAATTAAGCCCAGCACATGAAGTGCCCTTGATGGCTTCCTGTTGCCTCATGGGAAGCCTCTCTGTTACCTGGGCCCCACCTAGTAGGCTGGCTGGTGTCTTCCTCTAAGTTCCTGCTTCCTGAACAGCCTGCCCCCGCCACCCTAGGTTGAGTGCTCCCAGTTCCAGGTTATGTTCACCTCTGCAGACCTGACAAACAGGCTGTGGTAGTATGACACATCTTCCTTCCTGATGCTAATGTCACAAACATCCACTTGAAAACTTCCTTCTCTGGGTTAAGTTTCTCCTACCTTGTTATTTGGGTGATTTGCTATAGTACTAGCTAATTTTCTAAGGttttaactgttttgtttttttcatttcttctttttaagcaATCTGCCCTTTCTTATAAGTGAATTATGGAAGCCAGTGACTCAACAAAATGCTTTGAGTTCTGCTTCATGTCACACTGGGAAAACGTGATTTGTATAAAACAGGGCATCTCCGTGGTATGTACTGCCATCCTCCAAGCTGTTCTGTGGAAGCTAGGGTGCCACCTCTCTCTCATTGCAATACATTTcttctgtttactcttttgaatattaacacatttattataatattcaaaacattttaaagtaaaactctTGCTCCCACTTTGTGTCCTTACCCAATTCCTGCTCCCCCAGCCCTTGGTTAACCGCTTCTGTTAGTTTCTTATATGACCttcaggaattttttaaaacaatataaaaacaagcaaatatgactgtgttcttatttttctccatttttttttaaaagtgacctTAGTCTACATATAGTTCGgctccttgtttttctttttaacctacTAATATGTCTTGGAGAGCTTTTCATAACAGCGTTAACAGTACATACagagcttctcttttttttctttataagctgCATAGTGTTAAGGTGATCTCTTTAAAGCACAAACCTGGACATGCCTCCTGGtcatcagattaaaaaaatagagcaTATATATATTGGTTTGGCACTATCTGCCATTTCAGGTGTCttctgggggtcttggaatgtgtCCCCCATGGATAAGGAGAGACTACTGTGTTTTCATTCCATTTCAATTAGTTAATAGGTACTCTTAAGAAGGTAGGCAACACTTTGAAAACTGCAGATGGATTTGCAGCTCCTCAAGAGCACATCTGACCCCTAGTGACTAAAGAAGGAAAAGTGAAAGATCAGAGGAATGAAAAGGGTTAAGAAACAGAGTTCAAAGTAAGATGATATTCGTTGTTTACTCTCACGTTAGAAGTGAAGAACATTTTTCTCCTGTGAATTGATGAAAGGATGCTTTCATGGTAGTGGCTACAGCTGTGGAATTTCTGAAGAAGGCTGCTGAGGAGAATAAAAATGTTGCTGCTGTCATGAATCAATGAAATGTCGACATCTCAGATGGGCTATACATGGTTTTCAGATGGTTTTGGGCAAAGGGAGCTTTTATGACTATAAATGTCAACTTCTTGCAAGGGTGCGGGTGGGGTTGGGGATGGGATGGGGAGTGGTTATGGCCCACTGAGAACTAAGTCACTCTCTCATCTCGTAGTCCATTCTTTCCAAGCCACCTGGATTGTGCTCTGGAGTTCTGGGCAGTCTAGGTTGAAGAAATGACTGTGTTagtgaccaggtgcggtggctcatacctgcaatcccagcactttgggaggctgaggtgggtagattactggagcctaggagtttgagaccagcttgggcaacatagaaactccatctcaaaacagaacGACATCATCAAAGAAACAACTGTGTTGGGACTGGCTTAGTCCTCCACTGGGTATCTAGTGAGTGGACAGTGTGTGACACCTACATAAATCACCTCTTTTTATGTATCAGTGACATAAATCTAGTTCAGTTTGGAAGTATATACCTACTGTTTCAGATAAGGATTTCTACttatttgtttgtcttctctctttagaTAAAGAAGAAGCAGCAAGATGTGGTTAGATTTCTGGAAGCCAACAAGATAGAGTTTGAGGAGGTGGATATCACAATGTCAGAAGAACAGAGGCAGTGGATGTACAAAAACGTCCCCCCGGAAAAGAAACCCACTCAGGGCAACCCCCTGCCCCCTCAGATATTTAATGGCGACCGATACTGTGGAGTAAGTGGCTAGACTGTTATCatgctgtttctttttattattcaaaacaCATGTCACTTAGAGTTCAGGTGGGTTTTTCCAGTGAAGACTGTGACTTCACCCAATGCCCATTCAGGTCCACAAGTCTAACAGAGGGTGAAGT belongs to Macaca thibetana thibetana isolate TM-01 chromosome 4, ASM2454274v1, whole genome shotgun sequence and includes:
- the SH3BGRL2 gene encoding SH3 domain-binding glutamic acid-rich-like protein 2, translating into MVIRVFIASSSGFVAIKKKQQDVVRFLEANKIEFEEVDITMSEEQRQWMYKNVPPEKKPTQGNPLPPQIFNGDRYCGDYDSFFESKESNTVFSFLGLKPRLASKADP